The DNA window CTGACGTTTGTCGCCATCGCACTCTGGAAAGCGAGACATCACATTAAAAGCATGCTCGAGTTCCGACCTTCCGACGAAGCCTTGCCACACGGCGTTACGATCTTTGGACTCCTCGGTGGTATCTGTGTGCTTGCATTTTTCAATCATTTGATGGGGATGTCCCTCCTGTTTGCGTTCGGTTTCGTGCTGTTTCTGCTTGCGATGTATGTTTTGTTGACGTGGCAAGTGATTAACGGCGGCATTCCGTTCATCAATCCATCGTTTTCACCACAGAGTTTCTTCCTAACGACACTCGGCACCTCAAAAATTCATCCGTCCACGTTAACATCTATAATGATGCATCCGGTGTGTCTCACGTTAGACCTTCGTGAGTTCATGATGCCGAACATCATGAACGGGTTGAAAGCGGCAGATGATGCCCGCGTCAAGCGACGGCAGCTGCTTATTGCTATGGCGGTTGCGATGGTCATCGGACTCGGTGTTTCCTATTACTCTGCGATTAAGGTGAGTTATGCACACGGCGCGCCTTACACGGGGGGTAGTTGGTTTATGCGGCAGCTTGAGGGACTGCTCGTAAGTCCGAAAACAAGCACGAATTGGACGAACACGGGCTTTATGGTATTCGGAAGCGGGTTCACGGTCTGGTTGATGTGGATGCGTCAAACTTTTATCTGGTGGCCCCTGCATCCTCTCGGTTATACGATGCTGAGTTCATGGGCAACGTTTAAACTCTGGTTCTCTATATTTTTGGGCTGGGGGCTGAAGTTTAGCATTGTGAAATATGGCGGGTTGAAGGCGTATCGGAGCGCGAGACCTATTTTCCTCGGATTGGTTATTGGAGAGATGACGTGCGCTGGACTCTGGGCAATTATTGGCATGATTACGGGGATTAGTACAGGTTATCGTATTTTGCCGGATTAGGTAATAGCAATCAGGTCAGTAAAGAGCGTTTAAAAATGTTTTGCCTTGACATTATAGGTGGATACCGCGTATTATTAAAAAAACAACCCTTCAATTGGCAGATTAAATTTAAAACACTCTTACTTAAAAAATTATGAAAAGATATATCGTTCTCTTACCGCTCCTTTCCATCCTCTGTTCGCTAGGCATCGGATTAAGTTCGGCTTTCCCAGTAGATTTTATCAAATTAGAGCGTGAATTTGCAGGTAAAGGCTCAACCCAAGGTCGGTTTGGCAAGAACATTCACCTCGCCTTCGATAACCAAAATATCTATGTTAGTGACAGCGAAAACAGACTCATTCAGAAATTATCAGCGACAGGAGAATTTCTGTTTCAATTTCCAGAAGCACCGGCATCTCCAGAGAATATCCTGAGGAAACCTGGACATCTTGCTGTAGATAGTATCGGAAATATCTATGTTGCCGATGTAACCATTCAGCACATTGCAGAGACAGGGACTGAAGTAGGCACTCCGAAAGTTTATATGTTCGCACCGTGTGTCCACAAATTCAGTGCAAAGGGTGAACTGTTAGACACCCACTTTGTCGACCCTGTGGAGGTCCTTCCCAAAGTCGTTTTGCCAGCAAACCTCATCATTGATGAACAGGGGAAAACCGCTTTTGCCATCCAGCCGAAAGGATATGATAGAGCCCTCCGCGTAGCACTCACCCCTCAAAATGAACTCTACGTTTTAGATGCGAAACTTGGACGCATTCATAAATTCAGTGCCGATGGAGAGGCATTACTCACTTTCGGGAGATATGGGGCAGGCGAAGGAGAGTTTGATATGGATGCCTCGGACATCGCAATTGATGCGCGAGGTAATGTGCTTATTGCGGACACAGGGAACCATCGTATCGTTAGGTTTGACGCGATGGGCAAACCCGTCGGTAGTTTTGGGAGAAAGGGGCGAGGTAATGGTGAATTTATGAAACCGATGGCACTTGCCGCTCTCCCCACCGGCGAGATCCTCGTTAAAGATGCCAGTCGGTTCCGTAGAAAAGTCGGCGGACTCCCAGAAGTTATTGCACTCTCACCGACATTGACGCAACTTACGGAGGTCACTCCAGGTCAAGCGGAACTTGCCGACGCGATTACGAATGCCACACGTCCAGGATACGGCCCGTTTGCCCAGAGTCCCGCTACGGCTGCCGATAATACCGCCTTGAATCGACGCGTCCGGTTACTGGAGGAAGCAGAATACAGTCGATATTATGCCGATGAAACCGATGAAGAGGATAAGGAAGAACTCGCT is part of the Candidatus Poribacteria bacterium genome and encodes:
- a CDS encoding NHL repeat-containing protein — its product is MKRYIVLLPLLSILCSLGIGLSSAFPVDFIKLEREFAGKGSTQGRFGKNIHLAFDNQNIYVSDSENRLIQKLSATGEFLFQFPEAPASPENILRKPGHLAVDSIGNIYVADVTIQHIAETGTEVGTPKVYMFAPCVHKFSAKGELLDTHFVDPVEVLPKVVLPANLIIDEQGKTAFAIQPKGYDRALRVALTPQNELYVLDAKLGRIHKFSADGEALLTFGRYGAGEGEFDMDASDIAIDARGNVLIADTGNHRIVRFDAMGKPVGSFGRKGRGNGEFMKPMALAALPTGEILVKDASRFRRKVGGLPEVIALSPTLTQLTEVTPGQAELADAITNATRPGYGPFAQSPATAADNTALNRRVRLLEEAEYSRYYADETDEEDKEELAEELKRKDIRLTLFHNIISRIQKFDLSGGYLGRIVYETDQLSEEKHDQTFLDLDAAGYLYLRDDSDFTIAQYSISGFTVKPSHMNGFYSVRAANLQNNYLEDYEDIDFSTDVQDELSQLELKNMFGWTYSLSERWHLTFLNELTYGEQDERYITPAKVEDSYDFETQALENAFAANLKFITNPNPYRYKELNLSIGRVDGTSDLTQDALFPDLNKQHRVDTGDASSTVVELNWDIWSRTNLWLRYADLNPAETSRNFIRRFYDVSGDLYEVFGSRNESRQFLGELTIKF